One genomic segment of Misgurnus anguillicaudatus chromosome 23, ASM2758022v2, whole genome shotgun sequence includes these proteins:
- the LOC129454276 gene encoding regulator of G-protein signaling 21: MPKLLFSKIRINEFKDLNRNIKQPETLQEHSTPGLKLADLLINKDYLSAFRSFLETEFSAENVDFWLACREYKKISPVKRPYRAAEIYEEFLHPMAQKEVNIDHHIRDKIKRSLANPDLTCFDEAEAHIYKLMEKDSCPRFLKSEAYQDLRNTRQEPKVDLL; encoded by the exons ATGCCTAAACTACTATTCTCCAAGATCAGAATCAACGAGTTCAAGGATCTCAATCGGAACATAAAGCAACCAGAAac ACTACAGGAGCATTCGACACCTGGGCTAAAGTTAGCAGATCTGCTGATAAATAAAG ACTACCTGTCTGCTTTTCGCTCATTCCTTGAGACTGAGTTTAGTGCGGAGAATGTGGATTTTTGGTTGGCCTGCAGGGAGTATAAGAAGATCTCGCCTGTCAAACGCCCCTACAGAGCAGCAGAGATCTATGAAGAGTTTCTTCATCCTATGGCGCAAAAAGAG GTCAACATTGACCATCACATTCGTGACAAGATCAAGAGATCCTTGGCGAATCCTGACCTCACTTGTTTCGATGAAGCAGAGGCCCACATATACAAACTGATGGAGAAAGACTCCTGCCCAAGGTTCCTCAAGTCTGAGGCCTACCAGGACCTAAGGAACACAAGACAGGAACCCAAAGTAGACCTGCTGTAG
- the LOC129452823 gene encoding uncharacterized protein, with protein MWFTILLLLPPFTLSIRCPSSCVCDIKGSAKCTGDITDIPPLDPTITFLLLLNDTRIQVLQERSFQPFVLLLRLRITQGSLNTIHPEAFYGAPQLRSIKLSSNALSIFPPKVFAELSNLEQLHLDDNQIVSINSGMFEGLLNLTELDVSKNHISQLDANIFQSLTKLSFLNLAGNRLRNLPRTVFHNLRQLKTLVLYSNQLETLESGLFDDLSKLLVLLLHKNQIREIPPQLFWHMPSLQTLSMSSNQLQLLPPRSFYYLPNLTKLTLYKNPLISLPIELVGQMPRLQELYLYETNLVTVPGNLFANMTGLKLLHLHFNENLTTLPKDLFCCLPKLNKLSMRHNKLMELHPDIFSALGNLQILMLQENKLQSLPAQIFQHNPRLHSLNLNNNDLRYLPGDVFVNASALSSLSLSGNQWICNCSIIGIAEWIHENAKIVNDLEKGVACQEPYQLRDHPLQNLTYEDLQCGQSVFPTAYMISTTTATLQSEENVTSPYQPTTDISTTTTSTSPVTTSNQPFTSTSTVTSLLSTTDEEVNIKISNVVYNNDPGFYDKIVLDNGPDIVHNNYYNGWMYLWTVPSTALYNGFMMAFYIGLLTVGVVLIVAGLYAFYRLNKVMWILGGSLYRRPTEDNDSKI; from the coding sequence ATGTGGTTCACAATTCTTCTGCTTTTGCCTCCATTCACCCTCAGCATACGCTGTCCCAGCAGTTGCGTGTGTGACATTAAGGGTTCTGCAAAATGCACAGGGGACATCACAGACATACCCCCACTCGATCCCACCATCACCTTCCTACTCCTGCTTAATGACACCCGAATACAAGTTCTCCAAGAACGAAGCTTCCAGCCCTTTGTCCTTCTCCTGCGATTGAGGATTACCCAAGGCTCTCTCAACACCATCCACCCAGAAGCCTTTTATGGAGCTCCGCAGCTTCGCTCCATCAAATTGTCATCAAACGCTCTGTCTATTTTCCCACCTAAAGTGTTTGCCGAGCTGAGCAACCTGGAGCAACTGCACTTAGATGATAATCAGATAGTATCCATAAATTCAGGAATGTTTGAGGGACTGCTTAACCTAACCGAGCTGGATGTCAGCAAAAACCACATTTCTCAGTTGGACGCCAACATTTTTCAGAGCTTGACCAAGCTGAGCTTTTTAAACCTGGCAGGGAACCGACTGAGGAACCTCCCACGAACCGTCTTCCACAACCTTAGGCAACTGAAGACCCTGGTGCTTTACTCCAACCAGCTAGAGACTCTTGAAAGCGGCTTATTCGATGACCTAAGCAAACTGTTGGTGCTCCTACTACATAAGAACCAGATTCGAGAAATACCTCCACAACTTTTCTGGCACATGCCTTCCCTGCAAACCCTTTCGATGTCTAGCAACCAACTCCAACTTCTTCCACCCAGGAGCTTTTACTATTTGCCAAACCTTACCAAACTCACCCTGTACAAAAACCCATTGATATCACTACCCATTGAGCTGGTGGGTCAGATGCCAAGGCTCCAAGAACTTTACCTTTATGAAACAAATCTAGTCACCGTCCCCGGGAACCTTTTTGCTAACATGACTGGCTTAAAATTACTCCACTTACACTTTAACGAAAATCTTACCACACTGCCCAAAGACCTGTTTTGTTGCCTGCCCAAGCTGAACAAGCTTTCCATGAGACACAACAAGCTTATGGAGCTGCACCCTGATATCTTCTCAGCTTTAGGTAACCTTCAAATATTAATGCTTCAAGAAAACAAGCTCCAGTCTCTTCCGGCACAAATCTTCCAACATAACCCACGTTTACATTCACTTAACCTAAACAACAATGATTTGAGATATCTACCTGGAGATGTTTTTGTAAATGCTAGTGCACTAAGTTCACTCTCCCTTAGTGGCAACCAATGGATCTGCAACTGCAGCATTATAGGTATTGCCGAATGGATTCATGAAAACGCAAAGATTGTGAATGACTTGGAAAAAGGAGTAGCATGCCAGGAACCGTATCAATTGCGAGATCATCCGCTGCAGAACCTGACCTATGAAGATCTTCAATGTGGTCAGAGTGTATTCCCAACAGCTTATATGATCTCAACTACTACTGCTACTTTACAAAGTGAAGAAAACGTGACTTCACCATATCAACCAACAACTGATATAAGCACAACAACTACAAGTACATCTCCTGTGACTACATCTAACCAGCCATTTACAAGTACTTCTACAGTAACCTCTCTGTTATCCACTACAGATGAGGAGGTGAACATTAAGATTAGTAATGTGGTGTACAATAACGATCCAGGCTTTTATGATAAGATTGTCCTGGATAATGGACCTGATATTGTGCATAACAATTATTACAATGGTTGGATGTACCTGTGGACTGTCCCATCAACTGCACTATACAATGGTTTCATGATGGCTTTCTATATTGGCCTCTTGACCGTTGGTGTGGTTCTGATTGTGGCCGGCTTGTATGCTTTCTATCGGCTCAATAAGGTGATGTGGATTTTGGGGGGAAGCTTGTATCGAAGGCCAACAGAAGATAATGACTCAAAGATATAA
- the uts2d gene encoding urotensin 2 domain containing produces the protein MDVVPSGSFFPRLLALILLISALEVQTRSLASPVNQVYHLKDDSDVQSKILAYLLRKNILPAKEEDVMGLELAGKIAELHEIAALQEQLNLERQLMSNAIETERSIPKKRNDACFWKYCV, from the exons ATGGACGTAGTACCTTCAGGAAGTTTCTTTCCACGACTCCTTGCTTTAATTCTTCTGATAAGTGCTCTCGAAGTTCAGACACGAAGTCTCGCAAGTCCAG TGAACCAGGTTTACCATTTAAAGGATGATTCAGATGTCCAGAGCAAGATCCTAGCGTATTTATTACGCAAAAACATTCTTCCTGCCAAAGAAGAGGATGTAATGG GACTGGAGTTGGCCGGCAAAATTGCAGAGCTACATGag ATTGCAGCCTTACAAGAACAGCTTAATCTAGAAAGGCAGCTGATGTCTAACGCAATAGAAACAGAGAGATCGATACCTAAAAAAAGAAATGACG CCTGTTTCTGGAAATACTGCGTTTGA
- the ccdc50a gene encoding coiled-coil domain-containing protein 50 isoform X2: MADFSIDQNNLPGVKEVCRDFAVLEDHCLAHNLQEQEIESHLASNVHKSRLVQQDLRVAKRLQEEEDKRAKAESKKHHQHLERIDNEIAQEIQEQLVRQAEQLRQQEEKDEAIARKLQEREMKERKRQKQPEPNFEDPYFEDQGRRMHREYGMTEATHGLANLDLQDQELKDLEVARRLQEEEIKASQIDKHAAQVAQDEELARRLMEEEKKEYKRSRDKDKHAMEKKRHELEYKPMQEEVVRPRTREEVYRGEEVYRGEDEYQKLRQNHKPARPPPPTHHYENINPSYAYVESPYSPRPPSRPEAAYKGAYYRQ, translated from the exons ATGGCTGATTTCAGTATTGATCAGAACAACCTGCCTGGCGTTAAAGAGG TGTGCCGGGACTTTGCTGTGCTGGAGGACCACTGTCTGGCCCACAACCTTCAAGAACAGGAAA TCGAAAGTCACTTGGCGAGCAACGTCCATAAGAGTCGTTTGGTACAGCAGGACCTGCGGGTGGCCAAGCGTCTGCAGGAGGAGGAAGACAAAAGGGCCAAAGCCGAGAGCAAGAAACATCATCAACACCT CGAACGCATCGACAATGAAATAGCTCAGGAGATTCAAGAACAACTGGTTCGGCAGGCTGAACAACTGAGGCAACAGGAGGAGAAAGATGAG GCCATCGCCCGCAAACTGCAGGAGCGGGAGATGAAGGAGAGAAAACGTCAAAAGCAGCCAGAACCAAACTTTGAAGACCCGTACTTCGAAGACCAAG GCCGGAGGATGCATAGAGAGTATGGAATGACAGAAGCGacacatggcttggcaaacttGGACCTACAAGACCAGGAGTTGAAAGACTTGGAAGTGGCACGCAGGTTACAGGAAGAGGAAATTAAG GCAAGCCAAATTGACAAACACGCCGCACAAGTTGCGCAAGATGAG GAATTAGCCCGCCGGCTGATGGAGgaagagaaaaaagaatacaagaGATCCCGAGACAAAGATAAACATGCCATGGAGAAAAAACGACATGAACTGGAATACAAG CCGATGCAAGAGGAAGTCGTACGACCACGAACAAGGGAAGAAGTGTATAGAGGAGAAGAAGTTTATAGAGGTGAAGACGAGTACCAGAAACTACGACAAAATCACAAACCTGCAAG GCCACCTCCACCTACACATCACTACGAGAACATAAACCCGAGCTACGCTTATGTGGAGAGCCCCTACTCCCCTCGACCTCCGTCAAGACCAGAGGCGGCTTACAAAG GTGCCTATTACAGACAGTGA
- the ccdc50a gene encoding coiled-coil domain-containing protein 50 isoform X1, whose protein sequence is MADFSIDQNNLPGVKEVCRDFAVLEDHCLAHNLQEQEIESHLASNVHKSRLVQQDLRVAKRLQEEEDKRAKAESKKHHQHLERIDNEIAQEIQEQLVRQAEQLRQQEEKDEAIARKLQEREMKERKRQKQPEPNFEDPYFEDQASRPPLDPRHQHPGSLSPGYKKERYRDDSSSRSPYDSSDPDRKRYPNNGHATRNRYPEYDPSESGLLRPPESPGRGRYPEYHSPERRPKHSEDYAKERNAPLDLDYKEPRRRKKQDLMEEPRDNQEPIVRRKEKPTKDYSATQEKERNRDREREGNGQKTKERPREKDHRARSRDRMLSGDRVEERGRNLDREMDRNGHRHGSRDRHRERVRNGNRERHRSRELELDDYNREPSRGRSEESLEWEDHKNRQRLPSGPNDVFEELNLRGPSNEGHSSRERERGRRMHREYGMTEATHGLANLDLQDQELKDLEVARRLQEEEIKASQIDKHAAQVAQDEELARRLMEEEKKEYKRSRDKDKHAMEKKRHELEYKPMQEEVVRPRTREEVYRGEEVYRGEDEYQKLRQNHKPARPPPPTHHYENINPSYAYVESPYSPRPPSRPEAAYKGAYYRQ, encoded by the exons ATGGCTGATTTCAGTATTGATCAGAACAACCTGCCTGGCGTTAAAGAGG TGTGCCGGGACTTTGCTGTGCTGGAGGACCACTGTCTGGCCCACAACCTTCAAGAACAGGAAA TCGAAAGTCACTTGGCGAGCAACGTCCATAAGAGTCGTTTGGTACAGCAGGACCTGCGGGTGGCCAAGCGTCTGCAGGAGGAGGAAGACAAAAGGGCCAAAGCCGAGAGCAAGAAACATCATCAACACCT CGAACGCATCGACAATGAAATAGCTCAGGAGATTCAAGAACAACTGGTTCGGCAGGCTGAACAACTGAGGCAACAGGAGGAGAAAGATGAG GCCATCGCCCGCAAACTGCAGGAGCGGGAGATGAAGGAGAGAAAACGTCAAAAGCAGCCAGAACCAAACTTTGAAGACCCGTACTTCGAAGACCAAG CCTCCCGACCTCCGCTGGACCCACGACACCAGCATCCCGGTTCTCTTTCTCCGGGTTATAAAAAAGAAAGGTATCGGGACGACAGTAGTAGCCGATCCCCATATGATTCTTCTGACCCAGACAGAAAAAGATATCCCAATAACGGTCACGCTACCCGAAACAGATATCCAGAATACGACCCGTCGGAATCTGGATTATTGAGGCCTCCAGAAAGTCCAGGGAGGGGGAGGTACCCAGAGTACCATTCACCCGAGCGACGACCAAAACACTCAGAAGACTATGCGAAAGAAAGAAACGCACCCCTAGATCTCGATTACAAAGAACCTCGCAGAAGAAAAAAACAGGATTTGATGGAAGAACCCAGAGACAACCAGGAACCTATAGTGCGCAGAAAGGAAAAACCTACCAAAGATTATTCTGCTACACAGGAAAAAGAAAGGAATAGGGATAGGGAACGAGAAGGTAATGGACAGAAAACCAAAGAAAGACCAAGGGAGAAAGACCACAGGGCAAGAAGTCGAGATCGAATGCTAAGCGGAGATAGAGTTGAAGAAAGGGGCAGAAATTTGGACAGGGAAATGGACAGAAACGGCCATAGACACGGTAGCAGAGATAGACACAGAGAAAGAGTCAGAAATGGGAATAGAGAGAGACACAGAAGCAGGGAGCTGGAACTAGACGATTACAATCGCGAACCAAGTAGAGGACGGTCAGAGGAAAGCCTGGAGTGGGAGGACCACAAGAACagacaaaggctaccatcaggtCCTAATGATGTGTTTGAGGAGCTAAATCTTAGAGGTCCCTCAAATGAGGGCCATTCCtcaagagaaagagagagag GCCGGAGGATGCATAGAGAGTATGGAATGACAGAAGCGacacatggcttggcaaacttGGACCTACAAGACCAGGAGTTGAAAGACTTGGAAGTGGCACGCAGGTTACAGGAAGAGGAAATTAAG GCAAGCCAAATTGACAAACACGCCGCACAAGTTGCGCAAGATGAG GAATTAGCCCGCCGGCTGATGGAGgaagagaaaaaagaatacaagaGATCCCGAGACAAAGATAAACATGCCATGGAGAAAAAACGACATGAACTGGAATACAAG CCGATGCAAGAGGAAGTCGTACGACCACGAACAAGGGAAGAAGTGTATAGAGGAGAAGAAGTTTATAGAGGTGAAGACGAGTACCAGAAACTACGACAAAATCACAAACCTGCAAG GCCACCTCCACCTACACATCACTACGAGAACATAAACCCGAGCTACGCTTATGTGGAGAGCCCCTACTCCCCTCGACCTCCGTCAAGACCAGAGGCGGCTTACAAAG GTGCCTATTACAGACAGTGA